The proteins below are encoded in one region of Miscanthus floridulus cultivar M001 unplaced genomic scaffold, ASM1932011v1 os_2240, whole genome shotgun sequence:
- the LOC136534748 gene encoding uncharacterized protein — protein MQRGTASARADPKEPVAQGEAAEVTPTQAGEGAPLPCEVEARGSDEVEASLVAEATEVEAPRTSKAKATEAGVPRTTEAALAGATARGTTEATMVEAGAPGTTEAGAAEADVIAAKPVAWEVEMKMAEASDQLQRQKDLLAHANELLSAWSTEVEDLRLRGTDMKAAAVVAQEQVTTLAAWVKELEEELTRVAGDRDAFRS, from the exons ATGCAACGTGGCacggcatcggcgagggccgacccgaaggagccggtcgcccaaggagaggctgcCGAGGTGACCCCGACACAAGCGGGGGAGGGAGCACCTCTGCCCTGTGAGGTCGAGGCCCGTGGGTCAGATGAGGTCGAGGCGTCCTtagtcgctgaggccaccgaggtcgaggccccccgTACCTCTAAGGCCaaggcgacggaggccggggtGCCTAGGACTACCGAGGCCGCGTTGGCTGGGGCCACAGCCcgcgggaccaccgaggccacaatggtggaggccggagcccccgggaccaccgaggccggggCGGCCGAGGCCGATGTGATCGCGGCGAAGCCAGTGGCCTgggaagtggagatgaagatgGCGGAGGCCTCG gaccagctccaacggcagaaggacctgctcgctcatgccaatgagcttctgtcggcgtggagcacggaggtggaggacctccgcctgcGCGGTACCGATATGAAGGCTGCGGCGGTGGTGGCTCAGGAGCAGGTCACCACCttggcggcgtgggtcaaggagttggaggaggagctgacccgcgtgGCCGGTGATCGGGACGCCTTTAGGTCCTAG